One genomic region from Cellulomonas hominis encodes:
- a CDS encoding MMPL family transporter, with the protein MFQSLGHLVARHPRLTLAVWAVITVGCFLLALVGVGGQNLFDRLTTGEPVVPGSDSARASELLQESDTSGASLTLVVRGADPATEGLPEALEPARQDVADVEGVTSVIDPFVLPEGAANPAAAPLLAADGDGFLVVAELDPALSDDARADALREVEQRLAAVPDALAGVAPDATGLVGGTSLIVSAITDQVEQDLTTGEAIALPVALLIMVLVFGGFLAASMPLAGAVASIAGGLGALVGLSYLMDDLESSVVNVVTVLGLGLSIDYGLLIVSRFREELGRTLGDDEGRANRRRRGDGAVVTALVTTMGTAGRTVAFSALTVGVSIAGLLVFRQDILRAFGAGSVAVILFAVATALTLVPALLVLSGRRLARPSVLSKVPGVRAVLARTADVSHEEGVFSRLAARVQRRPWWVMGGSLAILLVLASPLLHVQLRNSTTELLPLSSPQREFVRVLAEQYPASSSPSVQVVARTGAAEAQAVVPDLEALPGVASVDPPAVRDSVVVIGVRPDDTDPGGTGAQDVVHEIRDLDLPFDAWVGGQAANQIDFTDALVDRAPWALGIVAVATLVLLFLMTGSVLVPVKALLTNVVSLCASLGVLVWVFQDGNLSGVLGFESTGGIETYVLALVIAFAFGLAMDYEVFLLSRIKELHDAGVPNDAAVRLGLQRSGRVITSAAAIVIAVFAGFVAGELLVIKEVGFSLAVAVLIDATLVRLLLVPATMTVLGDLNWWAPAPLRRLHDRLAITH; encoded by the coding sequence GTGTTTCAGAGCCTGGGCCACCTGGTCGCCCGCCACCCCCGCCTGACCCTGGCCGTCTGGGCCGTCATCACCGTGGGGTGCTTCCTGCTGGCGCTGGTCGGCGTGGGCGGTCAGAACCTGTTCGACCGGCTCACCACCGGGGAGCCGGTGGTGCCCGGCTCCGACTCGGCCCGGGCCTCCGAGCTGCTGCAGGAGTCCGACACGTCCGGCGCCTCCCTGACGCTGGTCGTGCGCGGCGCGGACCCGGCGACCGAGGGGCTGCCCGAGGCGCTGGAGCCGGCCCGGCAGGACGTCGCGGACGTGGAGGGCGTGACCTCGGTCATCGACCCGTTCGTGCTGCCGGAGGGCGCCGCGAACCCCGCCGCCGCGCCGCTGCTCGCGGCCGACGGCGACGGCTTCCTCGTGGTCGCCGAGCTCGACCCGGCCCTGTCCGACGACGCGCGCGCCGACGCGCTGCGCGAGGTCGAGCAGCGGCTCGCCGCCGTCCCGGACGCCCTCGCGGGCGTCGCCCCCGACGCCACGGGCCTGGTCGGCGGGACCTCGCTCATCGTCTCGGCGATCACCGACCAGGTCGAGCAGGACCTCACCACCGGCGAGGCGATCGCGCTGCCGGTCGCCCTGCTCATCATGGTGCTGGTGTTCGGCGGCTTCCTCGCGGCGTCCATGCCGCTGGCGGGGGCCGTCGCGTCGATCGCGGGCGGGCTCGGTGCGCTGGTCGGCCTGTCGTACCTCATGGACGACCTCGAGTCGTCGGTGGTCAACGTCGTCACCGTGCTCGGGCTCGGCCTGTCCATCGACTACGGGTTGCTGATCGTGTCGCGGTTCCGCGAGGAGCTCGGGCGCACGCTCGGCGACGACGAGGGCCGCGCCAACCGGCGCCGGCGCGGCGACGGCGCCGTCGTCACCGCGCTCGTCACGACGATGGGCACCGCCGGGCGCACCGTGGCGTTCTCCGCGCTCACCGTCGGCGTGTCCATCGCCGGGCTGCTGGTGTTCCGCCAGGACATCCTGCGGGCCTTCGGCGCGGGGTCGGTCGCGGTCATCCTGTTCGCGGTCGCGACGGCGCTCACGCTCGTCCCGGCGCTGCTGGTGCTGTCCGGGCGGCGGCTCGCCCGGCCGAGCGTGCTGTCGAAGGTGCCCGGCGTGCGCGCCGTGCTGGCCCGCACCGCCGACGTCAGCCACGAGGAGGGCGTGTTCTCCCGGCTCGCCGCGCGGGTGCAGCGCCGGCCGTGGTGGGTCATGGGCGGCTCGCTGGCGATCCTGCTGGTGCTCGCCTCCCCGCTGCTGCACGTGCAGCTCCGGAACTCGACGACCGAGCTGCTGCCGCTGTCCAGCCCGCAGCGGGAGTTCGTCCGGGTGCTCGCCGAGCAGTACCCCGCGTCGTCCTCGCCGTCGGTCCAGGTGGTCGCCCGCACCGGCGCCGCCGAGGCCCAGGCCGTCGTGCCCGACCTCGAGGCGCTGCCCGGCGTCGCCTCGGTCGACCCGCCCGCGGTCCGGGACTCCGTCGTCGTCATCGGCGTCCGCCCGGACGACACCGACCCGGGCGGCACGGGCGCGCAGGACGTGGTGCACGAGATCCGCGACCTGGACCTGCCGTTCGACGCGTGGGTCGGCGGCCAGGCGGCCAACCAGATCGACTTCACCGACGCGCTGGTCGACCGGGCGCCGTGGGCGCTCGGCATCGTCGCCGTGGCCACCCTCGTGCTGCTGTTCCTCATGACCGGCTCCGTGCTGGTGCCGGTGAAGGCGCTGCTCACCAACGTCGTGTCGCTGTGCGCCTCGCTCGGCGTGCTGGTGTGGGTCTTCCAGGACGGCAACCTGTCCGGCGTGCTGGGCTTCGAGTCCACCGGCGGGATCGAGACGTACGTGCTCGCGCTCGTCATCGCCTTCGCGTTCGGGCTGGCGATGGACTACGAGGTGTTCCTGCTGTCCCGCATCAAGGAGCTGCACGACGCCGGCGTGCCCAACGACGCGGCCGTCCGCCTCGGGCTGCAGCGCTCCGGGCGGGTCATCACGTCCGCCGCGGCGATCGTCATCGCGGTGTTCGCGGGGTTCGTCGCCGGGGAGCTGCTGGTCATCAAGGAGGTCGGGTTCTCCCTGGCGGTCGCCGTGCTCATCGACGCGACCCTCGTCCGGCTGCTGCTCGTCCCGGCGACGATGACCGTCCTGGGGGACCTGAACTGGTGGGCCCCGGCCCCCCTGCGCCGCCTGCACGACCGCCTCGCGATCACCCACTGA
- a CDS encoding DUF948 domain-containing protein yields MLGDIAGLIAAIAFVLLVGALALPLVKLGRVLDEARTSVKELTDHTVPILDEAATTVSSANTQLERVDAITTSAAQVTQNVSALTSLFAATVGGPMIKVAAFSYGVRRALAGLGGKRGAAR; encoded by the coding sequence ATGCTGGGAGACATCGCGGGGCTCATCGCGGCCATCGCCTTCGTGCTGCTCGTCGGGGCGCTCGCGCTGCCGCTGGTCAAGCTCGGCCGCGTGCTGGACGAGGCCCGGACGTCGGTCAAGGAGCTCACGGACCACACCGTGCCGATCCTCGACGAGGCGGCCACGACCGTGTCGTCCGCGAACACGCAGCTGGAGCGGGTCGACGCGATCACCACCTCGGCCGCCCAGGTCACGCAGAACGTCTCGGCCCTGACGTCGCTGTTCGCCGCTACCGTCGGCGGCCCGATGATCAAGGTCGCCGCGTTCTCCTACGGCGTCCGCCGGGCCCTCGCCGGGCTGGGCGGGAAGCGCGGGGCCGCGCGATGA
- the alaS gene encoding alanine--tRNA ligase, translated as MRTAEIRQRWLDFFEARGHAVVPSAPLISPDPSTLFVIAGMVPFIPYMLGEQTAPWPRATSVQKCVRTLDIEEVGKTTRHGTFFQMNGNFSFGDYFKEGAITHAWELITTPQDQGGYGFDPEKIWVTVYETDDEAAELWKKIAGLPDERIQRRGMKDNYWSTGARGPAGPCSEIYVDRGPEYGAEGGPVVDEDRYIEIWNLVFMQYERGDGGGKENFPILGELKQKNIDTGMGLERVAFLLQGVDNMYEIDEVFPVIQAAQELSGRRYGADHEDDVRMRVVADHVRSGLMLMGDGVTPSNEGRGYVLRRLLRRAVRAMRLLGVEEPALPTLLPVSKDAMAPSYPELARDFDRISRVAYAEEESFRRTLAAGTTILDTAVTEAKAPAAGGTPLLSGEKAFQLHDTYGFPIDLTLEMAAEQGVSVDEKAFRTLMQAQRERARADALAKRAGRTDTAAYQDLHATLAGSDAKPVEFVGYDRTTSRSRVVGLLVDGVPAPAATAPADVEVVLDVTPFYAEMGGQLADHGTIVLDGGATVEVDDVQAPVKGLPVHRGRLVEGTLTLDEPGVATIDTERRLAISRAHTATHMVHKAIQESLGPTATQAGSENAPSRIRFDFRSGQAVPQGVLSEVEERVNTRLQEDLDVTDAVMPIAEARALGAMALFGEKYGDQVRVVSIGGDWSRELCGGTHVRRSGELGLVTLLGEASIGSGVRRVDALVGDGAYGFQAKERALVGQLSGLLGARPEELADRVSSLLSRLKESEKELASVRAAQVLAAAGTLAASAEDVAGVRVVTHDAGEVAADDLRTLVLDVRGRLGESAPAVVAIGGVAKGRPVVVVATNAAARERGVRAGSLVKTASGLLGGGGGGKDDLAQGGGTDAARLPEALAGVRDAIRAGA; from the coding sequence ATGCGCACCGCCGAGATCCGCCAGCGTTGGCTCGACTTCTTCGAGGCCCGCGGCCACGCCGTGGTGCCCTCGGCCCCGCTGATCTCGCCCGACCCGTCGACGCTGTTCGTCATCGCCGGCATGGTCCCGTTCATCCCGTACATGCTCGGCGAGCAGACCGCGCCGTGGCCGCGCGCGACGAGCGTGCAGAAGTGCGTGCGCACCCTCGACATCGAGGAGGTCGGCAAGACCACGCGGCACGGCACGTTCTTCCAGATGAACGGCAACTTCTCCTTCGGCGACTACTTCAAGGAGGGGGCGATCACCCACGCGTGGGAGCTGATCACCACCCCCCAGGACCAGGGCGGCTACGGCTTCGACCCGGAGAAGATCTGGGTGACGGTCTACGAGACCGACGACGAGGCGGCCGAGCTCTGGAAGAAGATCGCCGGCCTGCCGGACGAGCGCATCCAGCGCCGCGGCATGAAGGACAACTACTGGTCGACCGGCGCGCGCGGCCCCGCCGGCCCGTGCTCGGAGATCTACGTCGACCGCGGCCCGGAGTACGGCGCCGAGGGCGGCCCGGTCGTGGACGAGGACCGGTACATCGAGATCTGGAACCTCGTGTTCATGCAGTACGAGCGCGGCGACGGGGGCGGCAAGGAGAACTTCCCGATCCTCGGCGAGCTCAAGCAGAAGAACATCGACACCGGCATGGGCCTGGAGCGCGTCGCGTTCCTGCTGCAGGGCGTCGACAACATGTACGAGATCGACGAGGTCTTCCCCGTCATCCAGGCCGCGCAGGAGCTGTCCGGCCGCCGGTACGGCGCGGACCACGAGGACGACGTCCGGATGCGCGTCGTGGCCGACCACGTGCGGTCCGGACTCATGCTCATGGGCGACGGCGTGACCCCGTCGAACGAGGGCCGCGGCTACGTGCTGCGCCGCCTGCTGCGCCGCGCGGTGCGCGCGATGCGCCTGCTCGGCGTGGAGGAGCCCGCGCTGCCGACGCTGCTGCCCGTGTCGAAGGACGCCATGGCGCCGTCGTACCCGGAGCTCGCGCGGGACTTCGACCGCATCTCCCGGGTCGCGTACGCCGAGGAGGAGTCGTTCCGCCGCACGCTGGCCGCGGGCACGACGATCCTCGACACCGCGGTGACGGAGGCGAAGGCCCCGGCCGCGGGCGGCACGCCGCTGCTCTCCGGCGAGAAGGCGTTCCAGCTGCACGACACCTACGGCTTCCCGATCGACCTCACCCTCGAGATGGCCGCCGAGCAGGGCGTCTCCGTGGACGAGAAGGCCTTCCGGACGCTCATGCAGGCGCAGCGCGAGCGGGCGCGGGCGGACGCGCTGGCCAAGCGCGCGGGCCGGACCGACACCGCGGCGTACCAGGACCTGCACGCGACGCTGGCGGGCTCGGACGCGAAGCCCGTGGAGTTCGTGGGCTACGACCGCACCACGTCGCGCTCGCGCGTGGTCGGCCTGCTCGTCGACGGCGTGCCCGCGCCCGCCGCCACGGCGCCGGCGGACGTCGAGGTCGTGCTGGACGTCACCCCGTTCTACGCGGAGATGGGCGGCCAGCTCGCCGACCACGGCACGATCGTGCTGGACGGCGGCGCGACCGTCGAGGTCGACGACGTGCAGGCGCCGGTCAAGGGCCTGCCCGTGCACCGCGGCCGCCTGGTCGAGGGCACGCTGACCCTGGACGAGCCGGGCGTCGCGACGATCGACACCGAGCGCCGCCTCGCGATCAGCCGCGCGCACACCGCGACGCACATGGTGCACAAGGCCATCCAGGAGTCGCTCGGCCCGACCGCGACCCAGGCCGGCTCGGAGAACGCGCCCAGCCGGATCCGGTTCGACTTCCGCTCCGGCCAGGCCGTCCCGCAGGGCGTGCTGTCCGAGGTCGAGGAGCGGGTGAACACCCGCCTGCAGGAGGACCTGGACGTCACCGACGCGGTCATGCCCATCGCGGAGGCGCGCGCGCTCGGCGCGATGGCGCTGTTCGGCGAGAAGTACGGCGACCAGGTGCGCGTCGTGTCGATCGGCGGGGACTGGTCCCGCGAGCTCTGCGGCGGCACGCACGTGCGCCGCTCCGGCGAGCTCGGGCTGGTGACGCTGCTCGGCGAGGCCTCCATCGGCTCCGGCGTCCGCCGCGTCGACGCGCTGGTCGGTGACGGCGCCTACGGGTTCCAGGCCAAGGAGCGCGCGCTGGTCGGGCAGCTGTCCGGCCTGCTCGGCGCCCGCCCGGAGGAGCTCGCCGACCGCGTGTCCTCGCTGCTGTCCCGGCTCAAGGAGTCCGAGAAGGAGCTCGCCTCGGTGCGCGCCGCGCAGGTGCTCGCCGCGGCCGGGACCCTCGCGGCCTCGGCGGAGGACGTCGCCGGCGTGCGCGTCGTGACGCACGACGCCGGCGAGGTCGCCGCGGACGACCTGCGCACGCTCGTGCTCGACGTCCGGGGCCGGCTCGGCGAGTCGGCGCCGGCGGTCGTGGCGATCGGCGGCGTCGCGAAGGGCCGCCCGGTCGTCGTCGTGGCGACCAACGCGGCGGCGCGCGAGCGCGGCGTGCGCGCCGGCTCCCTCGTCAAGACGGCCTCGGGCCTGCTCGGCGGCGGAGGCGGCGGCAAGGACGACCTGGCGCAGGGCGGCGGCACCGACGCGGCCCGGCTCCCGGAGGCCCTCGCGGGCGTCCGGGACGCGATCCGGGCGGGCGCCTGA
- a CDS encoding replication-associated recombination protein A: MDLFDAVTSTAQGTPAPSAGAPLAVRMRPRSLAEVAGQEHLLVPGSPLRRLVEPGDATARRAAPSSVVLWGPPGTGKTTLAYLVATTSGRRFVELSAVTAGVKDVRQVVEDARRRLASDGSETVLFIDEVHRFTKAQQDALLPSVENRWVTLVAATTENPSFSVNSPLLSRSLLLTLRPLGTDDVRALVRRAVDDERGLGGAVRLTEEAEEHLLRLSGGDARKALTILEAAAGAALADREARLADPDADHGDAAAEEPAVVDLATTERAIDVAAVRYDRDGDQHYDVISAFIKSVRGSDVDASLHYLARMIAAGEDPRFIARRIVISAAEDVGMADPSALQTAVAAAQAVALIGMPEARIILAEAVVHLATAPKSNAAYNGINAALADVQAGRMGSVPAHLRDAHYAGAKALGHGKGYLYAHDHPHGIAAQQYLPDELLGTRYYAPTENGYERQVGERLGRIRSVLDQAPPPA, from the coding sequence ATGGATCTGTTCGACGCGGTCACCTCGACCGCGCAGGGGACGCCCGCGCCGTCGGCCGGGGCCCCGCTCGCGGTGCGGATGCGCCCGCGCAGCCTGGCGGAGGTCGCCGGGCAGGAGCACCTGCTGGTGCCGGGGTCGCCGCTGCGGCGGCTGGTCGAACCGGGGGACGCGACCGCGCGGCGGGCCGCGCCGTCGTCCGTCGTGCTGTGGGGGCCGCCGGGGACCGGGAAGACCACGCTCGCGTACCTCGTCGCCACCACCTCCGGCCGCCGGTTCGTCGAGCTGTCCGCCGTGACCGCCGGCGTCAAGGACGTCCGGCAGGTCGTCGAGGACGCCCGCCGCCGGCTCGCGTCCGACGGCTCGGAGACCGTGCTGTTCATCGACGAGGTGCACCGGTTCACCAAGGCCCAGCAGGACGCGCTGCTGCCGAGCGTCGAGAACCGCTGGGTGACCCTGGTCGCGGCGACCACGGAGAACCCGAGCTTCTCGGTGAACTCGCCGCTGCTGTCCCGGTCGCTGCTGCTCACGCTCCGCCCGCTCGGCACCGACGACGTGCGGGCGCTGGTGCGCCGCGCGGTCGACGACGAGCGCGGGCTCGGCGGCGCGGTCCGGCTCACCGAGGAGGCCGAGGAGCACCTGCTGCGGCTGTCCGGCGGCGACGCGCGCAAGGCGCTGACCATCCTCGAGGCCGCGGCGGGCGCGGCGCTGGCCGACCGGGAGGCGCGCCTGGCGGACCCCGACGCGGACCACGGGGACGCCGCCGCGGAGGAGCCGGCCGTCGTGGACCTCGCGACGACCGAGCGGGCCATCGACGTCGCGGCGGTCCGCTACGACCGGGACGGCGACCAGCACTACGACGTCATCAGCGCGTTCATCAAGTCGGTGCGCGGCTCGGACGTCGACGCCTCCCTGCACTACCTGGCCCGGATGATCGCGGCGGGGGAGGACCCCCGGTTCATCGCGCGCCGGATCGTCATCTCCGCGGCCGAGGACGTCGGCATGGCCGACCCGAGCGCGCTGCAGACCGCCGTGGCCGCCGCGCAGGCCGTCGCGCTGATCGGCATGCCGGAGGCGCGGATCATCCTGGCCGAGGCCGTCGTGCACCTGGCGACCGCCCCGAAGTCGAACGCCGCGTACAACGGCATCAACGCCGCGCTGGCCGACGTGCAGGCGGGCCGCATGGGCTCGGTGCCCGCGCACCTGCGGGACGCGCACTACGCCGGGGCGAAGGCGCTGGGCCACGGGAAGGGCTACCTGTACGCGCACGACCACCCGCACGGGATCGCCGCGCAGCAGTACCTGCCGGACGAGCTGCTCGGCACCCGGTACTACGCGCCGACGGAGAACGGGTACGAGCGCCAGGTGGGCGAGCGGCTCGGGCGGATCCGGTCCGTGCTGGACCAGGCGCCGCCACCCGCGTAG
- a CDS encoding shikimate dehydrogenase, whose amino-acid sequence MSTHDPRRAAVLGHPVAHSLSPRLHRAAYAALGLDGWAYDAIDTTEEALPGFLAALDGTWAGLSLTMPLKQTVIPLLDHVEPLAAVVGAVNTVLVQPGGARPVLTGANTDVHGLVAALSEGLGPGAGAGAPAVPRSAVVLGAGATAASTLAALAELGCTAPVVHVRSLGRTGGLARAAHRMGVEPVFRPLDEALRALQGADVVVSTLPPRAADDLAAALAADAAAPRAGAVLLDVAYDPRPTALHAAWAARGGVAVPGERMLLHQAVEQVRLMTGRPAPLAAMDAALAAVLDEPAA is encoded by the coding sequence GTGAGCACGCACGACCCCCGCCGGGCCGCCGTGCTCGGCCACCCGGTCGCGCACTCGCTCTCGCCCCGGCTGCACCGCGCCGCGTACGCCGCGCTCGGCCTGGACGGCTGGGCGTACGACGCGATCGACACCACCGAGGAGGCCCTGCCGGGCTTCCTGGCGGCGCTCGACGGCACCTGGGCGGGCCTGAGCCTGACCATGCCGCTGAAGCAGACCGTCATCCCGCTGCTCGACCACGTCGAGCCGCTCGCGGCGGTCGTCGGCGCGGTGAACACCGTGCTGGTGCAGCCCGGGGGAGCGCGGCCGGTGCTCACCGGGGCGAACACGGACGTGCACGGGCTGGTCGCGGCGCTGTCCGAGGGCCTCGGTCCGGGCGCCGGCGCGGGAGCGCCGGCCGTGCCCCGGAGCGCCGTGGTGCTGGGCGCCGGCGCCACGGCCGCGTCCACGCTGGCGGCCCTGGCGGAGCTCGGCTGCACCGCCCCGGTCGTGCACGTGCGGTCCCTGGGCCGCACCGGCGGGCTGGCGCGGGCCGCGCACCGCATGGGCGTCGAGCCGGTGTTCCGGCCCCTGGACGAGGCGTTGCGCGCGCTCCAGGGTGCCGACGTCGTCGTCTCCACCCTGCCGCCGCGGGCCGCCGACGACCTGGCTGCCGCGCTGGCCGCCGACGCCGCGGCCCCGCGAGCGGGGGCGGTGCTGCTCGACGTCGCCTACGACCCCCGCCCGACCGCCCTGCACGCCGCGTGGGCCGCCCGCGGCGGCGTCGCGGTGCCGGGGGAGCGGATGCTCCTGCACCAGGCCGTCGAGCAGGTGCGGCTCATGACGGGCCGGCCCGCGCCGCTCGCCGCGATGGACGCCGCGCTGGCGGCGGTCCTGGACGAGCCCGCGGCCTGA
- the mltG gene encoding endolytic transglycosylase MltG, producing the protein MSDLFLGAPHQEHHEAPPPSRRSRRDDKEHQAKQRKHRRRRSVVVLVLALALVGGAAFVVWSVVGGLFTGGSAEETVQDYPGPGSGEVQVTVASGDTGVAIGQTLHDAGVVATVKAFTDAYAANPGATSIQPGTYALQLEMRAADAVNALLDEANRVSSRVTIPEGYTAAQVYQRIYEVTTIPVEDLQAAAADPAAIGLPAEANGNVEGWLFPSTYEVEPGTTAAGLLSQMVAQTTSQLTSKGVPQDRWEDVLIRASIIEREAKHDEDRPKMARAIQNRLDIAMPLQIDAIVAYGLGKSGTELTYADTKDAQPPYNPYNVYKLPGLPPTPIASPGGASIDAVLNPAEGDWLFWVTVNLDTGETKFASTFDEHQEYRDELRAWQEANG; encoded by the coding sequence GTGAGCGACCTCTTCCTCGGTGCTCCGCACCAGGAGCACCACGAGGCGCCGCCCCCGTCGCGTCGCTCGCGCCGGGACGACAAGGAGCACCAGGCGAAGCAGCGCAAGCACCGCCGGCGCCGCTCCGTGGTCGTGCTGGTGCTCGCGCTCGCCCTCGTGGGCGGCGCGGCCTTCGTCGTGTGGAGCGTCGTCGGCGGCCTGTTCACCGGCGGCTCCGCGGAGGAGACCGTCCAGGACTACCCCGGTCCCGGCAGCGGCGAGGTCCAGGTGACCGTCGCGTCCGGCGACACCGGCGTGGCCATCGGCCAGACCCTGCACGACGCGGGCGTCGTCGCCACCGTCAAGGCCTTCACCGACGCGTACGCCGCGAACCCCGGCGCGACCTCGATCCAGCCCGGCACCTACGCGCTGCAGCTCGAGATGCGCGCCGCCGACGCCGTCAACGCCCTGCTCGACGAGGCCAACCGCGTGTCGTCCCGCGTGACGATCCCGGAGGGCTACACCGCCGCGCAGGTCTACCAGCGCATCTACGAGGTCACCACCATCCCGGTGGAGGACCTGCAGGCCGCCGCCGCCGACCCGGCCGCGATCGGCCTGCCCGCCGAGGCGAACGGCAACGTGGAGGGCTGGCTGTTCCCGTCGACGTACGAGGTCGAGCCCGGCACCACCGCCGCGGGCCTGCTCTCGCAGATGGTCGCGCAGACCACCAGCCAGCTGACGAGCAAGGGCGTGCCGCAGGACCGGTGGGAGGACGTGCTGATCCGCGCCTCGATCATCGAGCGTGAGGCCAAGCACGACGAGGACCGGCCGAAGATGGCGCGCGCCATCCAGAACCGGCTCGACATCGCCATGCCGCTGCAGATCGACGCGATCGTCGCCTACGGGCTGGGCAAGTCCGGCACCGAGCTGACCTACGCGGACACCAAGGACGCGCAGCCGCCGTACAACCCGTACAACGTGTACAAGCTGCCCGGCCTGCCGCCCACCCCGATCGCGTCGCCCGGCGGCGCGTCGATCGACGCCGTGCTCAACCCCGCCGAGGGTGACTGGCTGTTCTGGGTGACGGTCAACCTCGACACCGGCGAGACGAAGTTCGCCTCGACCTTCGACGAGCACCAGGAGTACCGCGACGAGCTGAGGGCCTGGCAGGAAGCGAACGGGTGA
- the ruvX gene encoding Holliday junction resolvase RuvX, translating to MSAGPGPSADAPDPDAVTRGARLAVDVGSVRVGLAASDPDGLVATPVATLARDNRPADLPEDLAAIVAEVAERGAAAVYVGLPRHLSGKEGAAAAAARAYAGALAQAVAPVPVRLVDERMSTVTAHHALHASGRSGRRHRAVVDQAAAVVILQTALDAERSSGRRPGERVTVTRPQDAPGRRQGGLGEGQAGHTEGTAE from the coding sequence CTGAGCGCCGGCCCGGGCCCGTCCGCCGACGCGCCCGATCCCGACGCCGTCACCCGCGGAGCGCGCCTCGCGGTGGACGTCGGCTCGGTCCGCGTCGGCCTCGCGGCGAGCGACCCGGACGGCCTCGTCGCCACCCCGGTGGCCACGCTCGCGCGGGACAACCGGCCCGCTGACCTGCCCGAGGACCTCGCGGCCATCGTCGCCGAGGTCGCCGAGCGGGGAGCCGCGGCGGTGTACGTGGGGCTGCCGCGGCACCTGTCCGGGAAGGAAGGCGCTGCGGCAGCGGCCGCGCGCGCGTACGCTGGTGCGCTGGCGCAGGCCGTCGCACCGGTTCCGGTGCGGTTGGTCGACGAGCGGATGAGCACCGTCACCGCCCATCACGCGCTGCACGCGTCCGGCCGGTCCGGGCGCCGCCATCGTGCGGTCGTCGACCAGGCGGCCGCCGTGGTGATCCTGCAGACCGCGCTGGACGCGGAGCGTTCCTCGGGCCGCCGGCCCGGCGAGCGGGTCACGGTGACCCGCCCGCAGGACGCCCCCGGCCGGCGCCAGGGGGGTCTCGGGGAAGGACAGGCAGGACACACCGAAGGGACAGCCGAGTGA
- the rpsD gene encoding 30S ribosomal protein S4, producing the protein MSNVTRARRQVRLSRALGLALTPKAVKHFEKRPYPPGEHGRARRRTESDYAVRLREKQRLRAQYALREKQLARAYEDARKAPGLTGEALVEDLETRLDALVLRAGFARTILQARQVVTHRHVLVDGKIVDRPSFRVKEGQTLQIKPKSQTTVPFQVAAAGAHRDVLPAVPGYLDVQLEKLSAVLVRRPKRAEVPITCEVQLVVEYYAR; encoded by the coding sequence GTGAGCAACGTGACCCGTGCGCGTCGCCAGGTGCGCCTCTCGCGCGCCCTCGGCCTCGCGCTGACGCCCAAGGCCGTCAAGCACTTCGAGAAGCGCCCCTACCCCCCGGGCGAGCACGGCCGCGCCCGTCGCCGCACCGAGTCGGACTACGCGGTCCGGCTGCGCGAGAAGCAGCGCCTGCGCGCCCAGTACGCCCTGCGCGAGAAGCAGCTCGCCCGTGCGTACGAGGACGCCCGCAAGGCCCCGGGCCTGACCGGTGAGGCCCTGGTCGAGGACCTCGAGACCCGCCTGGACGCGCTGGTGCTCCGCGCCGGCTTCGCCCGCACCATCCTGCAGGCGCGCCAGGTCGTGACGCACCGTCACGTGCTGGTCGACGGCAAGATCGTGGACCGTCCGTCCTTCCGCGTGAAGGAGGGCCAGACCCTGCAGATCAAGCCGAAGTCGCAGACCACGGTCCCGTTCCAGGTCGCCGCCGCCGGCGCGCACCGCGACGTCCTGCCGGCCGTCCCGGGCTACCTGGACGTCCAGCTCGAGAAGCTGTCCGCGGTCCTCGTGCGTCGCCCGAAGCGCGCCGAGGTGCCGATCACGTGCGAGGTCCAGCTGGTCGTCGAGTACTACGCCCGCTGA